A window from bacterium encodes these proteins:
- the lon gene encoding endopeptidase La, with the protein MAPGDSQAAPILPVVPLREMVVLPHMIAGLSMGRPRSVAAVEAALLEGRSLLLVAQRDSKVEAPKADDLYEMGTVGEILQSFRQPDGTFRVLFEAKTRARILRLDDGDGPLRAAYAAVPAPEEEGEDVEAWERHVREQLAEIMPLDKRLPPEAALALDTINGASHLTDMAGSYLVHDLAARQRMLETVPVRARLEILANHLATLLEQLKLDQEIQDKVKGKLDKAQREYFLREKLQQIHRELGEEDEKTKEISDYRKAIAKAKLPKEARERAERELARLQRMGAQSAESGVIRSYLDTLVALPWEKRTKDQLDLAHAQEVLDAGHYGLEKVKDRLLEFLAVRALRKSPPTTILCLVGPPGVGKTSLARGIADALGRKFARASLGGVHDEAEIRGHRRTYVGAMPGRILSGLKQAGTKNPVFLLDELDKLGSDSRSNPAAALLEVLDPEQNKTFSDHYVESPFDLSEVLFIATANGTGGIPAALRDRLEIIRIGSYTEREKLAIAERHLLPKTFETHGLKPAQLDVDRATLEALVRGYTREAGVRQLSRRLASLARKAARAVLGGEAKLAVTPDSLSTLLGPAPHRHREPHRAPEIGTVNGLAWTEAGGSMLTIEVAKLKGKGRLSLTGHLGDVMKESAQTAFTFVKANAEAFGIAEDAWSQCDLHLHVPQGAVPKDGPSAGMAMAVAIASVLSGRPVRSDLAMTGEISLRGRVLAIGGVKEKVLAAHRAELGLVVLPEENRSDLDEVPAEVREALEFRFVSRAEETLALALLPSLEARVPHAIASLSTADA; encoded by the coding sequence ATGGCCCCCGGCGATTCGCAAGCCGCCCCCATCCTGCCCGTCGTCCCCCTGCGGGAGATGGTCGTGCTTCCCCACATGATCGCGGGCCTGTCCATGGGGCGCCCTCGCTCGGTCGCAGCCGTCGAAGCGGCCCTGCTCGAAGGCCGCAGCCTGCTCTTGGTCGCCCAGCGCGACTCCAAGGTCGAGGCCCCCAAGGCCGACGACCTGTACGAGATGGGCACCGTCGGCGAGATCCTTCAATCGTTCCGCCAGCCGGATGGAACCTTCCGGGTGCTGTTCGAGGCCAAGACCCGCGCGCGGATCCTGCGCCTCGACGACGGGGACGGCCCCTTGCGCGCCGCCTACGCAGCGGTCCCGGCCCCGGAGGAAGAAGGGGAGGATGTGGAGGCCTGGGAGCGCCACGTGCGCGAGCAGCTCGCCGAGATCATGCCTCTCGACAAGCGCCTACCCCCCGAGGCGGCGCTCGCCCTCGACACCATCAACGGGGCCTCGCACCTGACGGATATGGCGGGCTCGTACCTGGTCCACGACCTCGCAGCACGCCAGCGCATGCTCGAGACCGTGCCCGTGCGTGCGCGCCTCGAGATCCTCGCGAACCACCTTGCCACCCTCCTGGAACAGCTGAAGCTGGACCAGGAGATCCAGGACAAGGTGAAGGGCAAGCTGGACAAGGCCCAGCGCGAGTATTTCCTGCGCGAGAAGCTCCAGCAGATCCACCGGGAGCTCGGCGAAGAAGACGAGAAGACCAAGGAAATCTCCGACTACCGCAAGGCGATCGCCAAGGCCAAGCTCCCCAAGGAGGCGCGCGAGCGTGCCGAGCGCGAGCTCGCGAGGCTCCAGCGCATGGGCGCTCAGTCGGCCGAGTCGGGCGTGATCCGCTCGTACCTGGACACCCTCGTCGCCCTGCCCTGGGAGAAGCGCACCAAGGACCAGTTGGACCTCGCGCACGCCCAGGAGGTGCTCGACGCGGGCCACTACGGCCTCGAGAAGGTCAAGGACCGCCTGCTCGAATTCCTCGCGGTGCGCGCCCTGCGCAAGTCGCCCCCGACCACGATCCTGTGCCTCGTCGGGCCTCCCGGGGTGGGCAAGACCTCGCTCGCCCGCGGCATTGCGGACGCCCTGGGCCGCAAGTTCGCGCGCGCGAGCCTGGGCGGGGTCCACGACGAGGCCGAGATCCGCGGCCACCGTCGCACCTACGTGGGGGCCATGCCGGGGCGCATCCTCTCGGGCCTCAAACAGGCCGGCACCAAGAACCCGGTCTTCCTGCTCGACGAGCTGGACAAGCTGGGCAGCGATTCGCGCTCCAACCCAGCCGCGGCCCTCTTGGAGGTCCTCGATCCCGAGCAGAACAAGACCTTCTCGGACCACTACGTGGAGAGCCCCTTCGACCTCTCGGAGGTGCTGTTCATCGCGACCGCCAACGGCACCGGAGGGATCCCGGCCGCTTTGCGCGATCGCCTCGAGATCATCCGCATCGGCAGCTACACCGAGCGCGAAAAGCTCGCGATCGCCGAGCGGCACCTGCTGCCCAAGACCTTCGAGACCCACGGCCTGAAGCCCGCGCAACTCGACGTGGACCGCGCCACGCTAGAGGCGCTCGTCCGTGGCTACACCCGCGAGGCGGGGGTGCGCCAGCTCTCGCGGCGCCTGGCCTCGCTCGCCCGCAAGGCGGCGCGCGCCGTGCTCGGTGGCGAAGCCAAGCTCGCCGTCACCCCTGATTCCCTCTCGACCCTGCTGGGCCCTGCCCCCCACCGCCATCGGGAACCCCACCGCGCCCCCGAGATCGGGACGGTGAACGGCCTCGCCTGGACCGAGGCGGGCGGCTCCATGCTGACCATCGAGGTCGCCAAGCTCAAGGGCAAGGGCCGTCTGAGCCTCACCGGCCACCTGGGCGACGTCATGAAGGAGTCGGCGCAGACCGCCTTCACCTTCGTCAAGGCGAACGCCGAGGCCTTCGGGATCGCCGAGGATGCATGGAGCCAGTGCGACCTGCACCTGCACGTGCCGCAGGGGGCCGTGCCCAAGGACGGCCCGAGCGCCGGGATGGCGATGGCGGTCGCGATCGCCTCGGTCCTTTCGGGTCGCCCGGTGCGCTCGGACCTCGCCATGACCGGCGAGATCAGCCTGCGAGGCCGCGTCCTGGCCATCGGTGGGGTCAAGGAGAAGGTGCTCGCGGCGCACCGGGCCGAGCTCGGCCTCGTCGTGCTGCCCGAAGAGAACCGCTCGGACCTCGACGAGGTGCCCGCCGAGGTCCGAGAAGCCCTGGAGTTCCGCTTCGTGTCGCGAGCCGAAGAGACCCTCGCGCTCGCCTTGCTGCCGAGCCTGGAGGCACGGGTGCCGCACGCGATCGCCTCGCTGAGCACCGCCGACGCGTAG
- the rnhA gene encoding ribonuclease HI, which translates to MRFEAYCDGACSGNPGPGAAACVLLAYEGNTLIKEKELVSPVEPKSTNQRQELIGAIMILESLTRPGIDIIIYSDSKYVIDGITSWVKGWKRNNWVNSQKQPVANKELWVRLDELASQHKIEWRWVKGHAGNEYNERCDRLAVKAIEDFRR; encoded by the coding sequence ATGCGATTCGAAGCCTACTGTGACGGCGCCTGCTCGGGCAATCCCGGCCCGGGGGCCGCGGCCTGCGTCCTGCTCGCCTACGAGGGCAACACCCTCATCAAGGAGAAGGAGCTGGTGTCGCCGGTCGAGCCGAAATCCACCAACCAGCGCCAGGAGCTCATCGGCGCCATCATGATCCTTGAGTCGCTCACCCGGCCCGGGATCGACATCATCATCTACAGCGATTCCAAGTACGTGATCGACGGCATCACGAGCTGGGTCAAGGGCTGGAAGCGCAACAACTGGGTCAACTCCCAGAAGCAGCCCGTAGCGAACAAGGAGCTCTGGGTGCGCCTCGACGAGCTCGCCTCCCAGCACAAGATCGAGTGGCGCTGGGTCAAGGGCCATGCCGGCAACGAGTACAACGAGCGCTGCGATCGCCTCGCGGTCAAAGCGATCGAGGATTTCCGGCGGTAA
- a CDS encoding ATP-binding cassette domain-containing protein produces MIRLERISKRYRHPEGGHFEALAETSLTINAGEVFGLIGYSGAGKSTLLRTMNLLERPDTGSVTVDGEELTALSTTALRHAQRGIGMVFQQFNLLSNRTVAENIAFPLEIAGWSQEAIRERVAECLDIVQLSDRAAHYPAQLSGGQKQRVGIARALAPRPKVILADEPTSALDPRTTRSILDCLKAINRDFGVTIVLVTHDMQVIRAICHRAALLDQGRLVEVLAVQDGEARPTTALAQSLLEV; encoded by the coding sequence ATGATTCGACTGGAACGCATCAGCAAGCGCTACCGCCATCCCGAGGGTGGTCACTTCGAGGCCCTCGCCGAGACCTCCCTGACCATCAACGCCGGCGAGGTCTTCGGCCTCATCGGTTACTCCGGCGCCGGCAAGTCCACCCTCCTGCGCACGATGAACCTGCTCGAGCGCCCCGATACCGGGAGCGTCACGGTCGACGGCGAGGAGCTGACCGCCCTCTCGACGACGGCCCTGCGCCACGCCCAGCGCGGGATCGGGATGGTCTTCCAGCAGTTCAACCTGCTTTCGAACCGCACCGTGGCAGAGAATATCGCCTTTCCCCTGGAGATCGCGGGCTGGTCGCAGGAAGCTATCCGGGAGCGAGTCGCCGAGTGCCTCGACATCGTGCAGTTGAGCGATCGCGCCGCCCACTACCCGGCCCAGCTCTCGGGTGGCCAGAAGCAGCGGGTGGGGATCGCGCGCGCCCTGGCTCCGCGCCCCAAGGTCATCCTGGCCGACGAACCCACCTCGGCCCTCGACCCTCGCACCACCCGCAGCATTCTCGATTGCCTCAAAGCGATCAACCGCGATTTCGGGGTCACCATCGTCCTGGTGACCCACGATATGCAGGTGATCCGCGCCATCTGCCACCGGGCGGCCCTGCTCGACCAGGGGCGCCTCGTGGAAGTGCTCGCGGTCCAGGACGGCGAAGCCCGGCCCACCACCGCCCTCGCCCAATCGCTGCTGGAGGTCTAG
- a CDS encoding ABC transporter permease: protein MLGIGLLAAILVGGPLGVLLYLTQPQQLLERRLLNGLLEWSVNLIRSFPFIILMVALVPFTRTVTGSSIGPLAAAVPLSIAAIAYLARLVEQSLKEVPRGVVEAARAMGASPLQIVFKVLLPEARAGLVSGLTILCVSFLSYSAVAGVVGGGGIGDLAVRYGYYRYQTDVMLVLVALLVVVVQAIQWLGNRLSTMLDKR, encoded by the coding sequence ATGCTCGGCATCGGGCTCTTGGCCGCCATCCTGGTGGGCGGGCCGCTCGGGGTGCTGCTCTACCTCACCCAGCCGCAGCAGCTCCTCGAACGCCGCCTGCTGAACGGGCTGCTCGAATGGAGCGTGAACCTCATCCGTTCGTTCCCCTTCATCATCCTGATGGTCGCGCTGGTGCCCTTCACCCGCACGGTGACCGGCAGCAGCATCGGCCCCCTGGCGGCGGCCGTGCCTCTCTCGATCGCAGCGATCGCCTACCTCGCCCGCCTCGTCGAGCAGAGCCTGAAGGAAGTCCCCCGCGGCGTCGTCGAGGCCGCGCGAGCCATGGGCGCAAGCCCCCTTCAGATCGTTTTCAAGGTCCTCTTGCCCGAGGCGCGCGCGGGCCTCGTTTCGGGATTGACCATCCTGTGCGTCAGCTTCCTTTCCTACTCGGCGGTGGCCGGCGTCGTCGGCGGCGGGGGGATCGGGGATCTGGCCGTGCGCTACGGCTACTACCGCTACCAGACCGACGTGATGCTCGTCCTGGTGGCGCTGCTCGTGGTCGTGGTCCAGGCGATCCAGTGGCTCGGGAACCGGCTGTCCACCATGCTGGACAAGCGTTGA
- a CDS encoding YihY/virulence factor BrkB family protein, translating to MAYWQKALDKGRAIARDLASILKDVVREAARDKINLLGAALAYFSLFSLGPLLFLVIQIAGLVYGVQLAEREALTQVQGFIGPGATEALSALLQAAHRPQGGLFSAVIGIATLIAGASGMVLLIQDALNTIWGVPPAKAGRPLARALRALEKYLFAMGGILVVGLLLLASIIVGTLMETFQIPLEIALPGGVGLWLSLNEALSFGSITVAFALLFRYVPDAIVSWRHAWQGAFASTLLFGLGKYALSLYLARSNLGNLYGAAGSLLVLLVWIYYSAVILFVGAEITKVQGKRQGPS from the coding sequence ATGGCGTACTGGCAGAAGGCCCTCGACAAAGGGCGGGCGATCGCACGCGACCTCGCCTCCATCTTGAAAGACGTCGTCCGCGAAGCCGCGCGCGACAAGATCAACCTGCTCGGTGCAGCCCTCGCCTATTTCAGCCTCTTCTCGCTCGGCCCTTTGCTCTTCCTCGTGATCCAGATCGCCGGACTGGTCTACGGGGTCCAGCTCGCCGAACGCGAAGCGCTCACCCAGGTCCAGGGCTTCATCGGTCCCGGCGCCACCGAGGCCCTCAGTGCCCTGCTCCAGGCCGCCCATCGGCCGCAAGGCGGCCTCTTCTCCGCCGTGATCGGCATCGCGACGCTCATCGCCGGCGCCTCGGGCATGGTCTTGCTCATCCAGGACGCCCTCAACACCATCTGGGGGGTGCCCCCAGCCAAAGCAGGCAGGCCGCTCGCCAGGGCCCTGCGCGCCCTCGAGAAGTACCTGTTCGCCATGGGCGGCATCCTGGTCGTTGGCTTGCTCTTGCTTGCCTCGATCATCGTCGGCACCCTCATGGAGACCTTCCAAATCCCGCTCGAAATCGCGCTGCCCGGTGGGGTCGGCCTTTGGCTCTCGTTGAACGAAGCCCTCTCGTTCGGGAGCATCACCGTCGCGTTCGCTTTGCTGTTCCGGTACGTCCCCGACGCGATCGTCAGCTGGCGCCACGCCTGGCAGGGCGCCTTCGCAAGCACCCTGCTGTTCGGGCTCGGCAAGTACGCCCTCAGCCTCTACCTGGCGCGCAGCAACCTCGGCAACCTCTACGGGGCCGCCGGGTCTCTGCTCGTACTCTTGGTCTGGATCTACTACTCGGCGGTGATCCTCTTCGTGGGGGCCGAAATCACCAAGGTCCAGGGAAAACGACAAGGGCCGTCGTAA
- the hflX gene encoding GTPase HflX — MLNQTDYLLKKSKNAAAIAPQEMRTAIVVGVVRDSRKREELDEHLDELVLLADTAGFKVLQRVIQERKAIDPATYIGSGKVEEIATMVAALEADAVIFDDELSPAQGRNLEAAIEKPVTDRTGIILDIFAQRARTKEAKTQVELARLQYLLPRLTGMWSHFTRQRGGGVNMKGEGESQIELDRRMTKNRIAELRRDLEEIGKQAEHRRKGRTEAYKVSLVGYTNAGKSTLMNALTEAGVLAEDRLFATLDAAMRALTLPSDDKVLLTDTVGFIRKLPPNLVASFRSTLDEINDADLLLHVVDSSHRVFEDQILATNEILAELGAGEKPVLMVFNKVDRLDGTGQRDRLAHLYPDSVAIAAKTGEGLEHLLTVVQRRFEADRRELHLRLTPAQHRAVALLHQRARILDTQYDDEGNTLMRVMISPKDLGQLQAEAGHVIESLT, encoded by the coding sequence ATGCTAAATCAGACCGATTACCTCCTCAAGAAATCCAAGAACGCTGCTGCGATCGCCCCCCAGGAGATGCGCACGGCCATCGTCGTGGGCGTGGTTCGCGACTCGCGCAAGCGCGAAGAGCTGGACGAGCACCTGGACGAGCTCGTTCTCCTAGCGGACACGGCGGGCTTCAAGGTCCTCCAGCGCGTGATCCAGGAGCGCAAGGCGATCGACCCTGCGACCTACATCGGCAGCGGCAAGGTCGAGGAGATCGCGACCATGGTGGCCGCCCTCGAAGCCGACGCGGTCATCTTCGACGACGAGCTGTCCCCGGCCCAGGGCCGCAACCTGGAAGCCGCCATCGAGAAGCCTGTCACCGACCGCACCGGCATCATCTTGGACATCTTCGCCCAGCGGGCGCGCACCAAGGAGGCCAAGACCCAGGTCGAGCTGGCGCGTCTCCAGTACCTGCTGCCGCGCCTGACAGGCATGTGGAGCCACTTCACCCGGCAGCGGGGCGGCGGCGTCAACATGAAGGGCGAAGGCGAGTCCCAGATCGAGCTCGACCGCCGCATGACCAAGAATCGCATCGCCGAGCTGCGGCGCGACCTCGAAGAGATCGGCAAGCAGGCTGAGCATCGCCGCAAGGGCCGCACCGAGGCCTACAAGGTGTCGCTGGTGGGCTACACGAACGCGGGCAAGTCCACCCTCATGAATGCCCTGACCGAGGCGGGGGTGCTCGCCGAGGATCGCCTCTTCGCGACCCTGGATGCGGCCATGCGGGCTTTGACCCTGCCCTCCGACGACAAGGTGCTTTTGACCGACACGGTCGGCTTCATCCGCAAGCTGCCTCCGAATCTGGTCGCGTCATTCCGCTCGACTCTCGACGAGATCAACGACGCGGATCTGCTGCTGCACGTGGTGGACTCGTCGCACCGGGTCTTCGAGGACCAGATCCTCGCGACCAACGAGATCCTCGCGGAGCTCGGCGCCGGTGAGAAGCCCGTGCTGATGGTCTTCAACAAGGTGGATCGGCTGGATGGCACGGGCCAGCGCGATCGCCTCGCGCACCTCTACCCCGACTCGGTTGCGATCGCGGCCAAGACCGGCGAGGGGCTGGAGCATCTCCTGACCGTCGTGCAGCGCCGCTTCGAAGCGGATCGGCGCGAGTTGCACCTGCGCCTGACGCCCGCCCAGCACCGTGCGGTCGCGCTTCTGCACCAGCGTGCCCGTATCCTCGACACGCAGTATGACGACGAGGGCAATACCCTGATGCGGGTGATGATCTCGCCCAAGGATCTGGGTCAGCTCCAGGCCGAAGCCGGTCACGTCATCGAGTCGCTCACCTAG
- a CDS encoding putative motility protein has translation MSSPISNSAIAATSTPGGAALYVGVSVLKKQMNFNEQQNAQLLASIPQAPRPGGSQVDLYV, from the coding sequence ATGAGCAGTCCCATCTCGAATTCCGCGATCGCAGCCACGAGCACCCCCGGGGGCGCTGCGCTGTACGTTGGGGTTTCGGTCCTGAAAAAGCAGATGAACTTCAACGAGCAGCAGAACGCGCAGTTGCTCGCAAGCATTCCCCAGGCCCCAAGGCCGGGCGGTAGCCAGGTCGACCTCTACGTCTAG
- a CDS encoding cyclic nucleotide-binding domain-containing protein produces the protein MSQSLQDLAVLHPEGWDAMLALGELRTLAPQTVVFADREPGWHLFVVKAGLIEILKETAPGIELRLAILEAGAVFGEGALFEDSLRSATARSFKEVELIEIPVTALREYLSSNPAFALDFYRLLCGRLHRIMADLDADLKTLHRRLTNA, from the coding sequence GTGTCTCAGTCGCTTCAAGACCTCGCCGTGCTTCATCCCGAGGGGTGGGACGCCATGCTCGCGCTCGGCGAGCTTCGGACCCTCGCGCCTCAAACCGTCGTCTTCGCCGATCGTGAGCCGGGATGGCACCTCTTCGTGGTCAAGGCCGGCCTGATCGAGATCCTCAAGGAGACGGCGCCCGGGATCGAGCTGCGCCTCGCGATTCTCGAGGCGGGGGCCGTCTTCGGCGAAGGAGCCTTGTTCGAGGACAGCCTTCGCTCGGCCACGGCCCGCAGCTTCAAGGAGGTCGAGCTGATCGAGATTCCGGTCACCGCCCTGCGGGAGTACCTGAGCTCGAATCCGGCCTTCGCGCTGGATTTCTACCGCCTGCTCTGTGGTCGCCTGCACCGCATCATGGCGGACCTGGACGCGGACCTGAAGACTCTGCACCGCCGCCTCACGAACGCGTAG
- a CDS encoding PilN domain-containing protein translates to MPPGALGPADASPFAHFVLGDPVALEEAIREAIRRVGGAKQAHVALDGPIMRVLSLPLSYLPDRDALKLAVRTEAERYRVFGGAELALDFAILNQEPETLSLLFAALRRDFVDAILAVCASAGVEVTSVEPLALALMRGFADAPHFAEATAPHGLICAMGHGLDVAVWQEGRLTNWRSIYLDVAALRRGETTVLDEALVELQRSLLDVGVRDWLLLDVPEPLAEVLRGRTDLNVETRPLRGDGPHLEALDGAAAYGPDAFPFALDLGPERVVAKRTFDNRQWGAILAAAGLLGVGLGISIYLDGQLRTQRDALTRIQEGTQLLQTQLAQRNSASGTENLQEKAFKASVESARLFSMLQELIPSDVWLTETRLEPDKPLTLVGYALSRTAPVSFAEVLGREGTLSSVTVPEITQEEREGAIVYRFTITAVRGTAQGGLHAQ, encoded by the coding sequence TTGCCGCCCGGTGCCCTCGGCCCCGCTGACGCTTCGCCCTTCGCGCACTTCGTCCTCGGGGATCCCGTGGCTCTCGAAGAAGCCATCCGAGAAGCGATCCGCCGGGTCGGTGGGGCCAAGCAGGCGCATGTTGCTCTCGATGGCCCGATCATGCGGGTGCTTTCTTTGCCGCTCTCCTATCTCCCCGACCGCGACGCACTCAAGCTTGCGGTCCGGACCGAGGCCGAGCGCTATCGGGTTTTCGGCGGGGCGGAGCTTGCGCTCGACTTCGCCATCCTGAACCAGGAACCCGAAACCCTCTCGTTGCTCTTCGCGGCCCTGAGGCGCGACTTCGTGGATGCGATCCTCGCGGTCTGCGCGTCGGCCGGCGTCGAGGTCACCAGCGTGGAGCCGCTCGCGCTCGCCTTGATGCGCGGCTTCGCCGACGCGCCGCACTTTGCCGAGGCCACGGCTCCCCATGGCTTGATCTGCGCCATGGGGCATGGCCTCGACGTGGCCGTCTGGCAAGAAGGCCGCCTCACCAACTGGCGCAGCATCTACCTGGACGTCGCCGCCCTGCGGCGGGGCGAGACCACGGTACTGGACGAGGCGCTGGTGGAGCTGCAGCGGAGCCTGCTCGACGTGGGCGTGCGCGACTGGCTGCTCTTGGATGTGCCCGAGCCGCTCGCGGAGGTCCTGCGCGGGCGTACCGACCTCAACGTCGAAACGCGCCCGTTGCGCGGGGACGGCCCGCACCTGGAGGCCCTCGACGGCGCTGCGGCCTACGGCCCCGACGCCTTCCCCTTCGCCCTTGATCTGGGGCCCGAGCGGGTGGTTGCCAAGCGTACCTTCGACAACCGCCAATGGGGCGCGATCCTCGCGGCTGCAGGCCTGCTCGGGGTCGGGCTCGGAATCAGCATCTACCTGGATGGCCAGCTACGCACCCAGCGCGACGCCCTGACTCGGATCCAGGAGGGGACGCAACTGCTGCAGACCCAGCTTGCGCAGCGAAACAGCGCGAGCGGGACCGAGAACCTCCAGGAGAAGGCCTTCAAGGCTTCGGTGGAGTCGGCGCGTCTGTTCAGCATGCTGCAGGAGCTCATCCCCTCCGACGTATGGCTCACCGAGACGCGGCTAGAACCCGACAAGCCGCTGACCCTCGTCGGGTATGCCCTTTCTCGCACCGCGCCGGTCTCGTTCGCCGAGGTCCTGGGACGCGAGGGCACCCTTTCCTCCGTCACGGTGCCCGAGATCACCCAGGAAGAGCGCGAGGGCGCCATCGTTTATCGCTTCACCATCACCGCCGTGCGCGGGACAGCGCAAGGGGGGCTCCATGCCCAGTAA
- the tadA gene encoding Flp pilus assembly complex ATPase component TadA, which produces MDASRPRSLPSIGRKLGELLVEAGLVESGQIDRALQESRQTGEPLGKILLKRALITEDQLGHMLSAQAGTDYVQIGEREFNPDLIDLFPQEFLSRHKVLPLRIQDGNLYVAMVHPNDVDTLDEIRFITGLRPKPLVTTSKEFDDAYQALVRSVQGQVSDAIASIRMEHREESQTASQQRLADEIAVEDQPVVRLLNSIFHDAVSRGASDVHIESREKVVRVRHRIDGVLVDATDIPKDLEALTLSRLKIMGSMDIAEKRRPQDGRSRISVGGRHYDLRINVMPNIWGEKAVVRILRPAMLVGGLDNLGLYPELHAKLKAMIDSPYGIVLVTGPTGSGKTTTLYSALYELNSPDRNLLTVEDPVEYPMEGICQTQANPKAGLSFADALRAMLRQDPDVIMVGEIRDQETLNASVFAALTGHLVLSTIHTNDAASTPSRMMEMGLPAYLLTSALRGIIAQRLVRKLCPHCREAYTPDPASVPEPLRRGRLYRSRGCSRCQQSGFVGRVGLFEILPMTHAVQELINQGAPAYRIQEAAQRDGMEGLAEDALRKVYDGITTPTEVARALGARWTETLCQPTSTAPST; this is translated from the coding sequence ATGGATGCTTCCAGACCCCGCTCCCTTCCAAGCATCGGCCGCAAACTGGGCGAACTGCTCGTGGAAGCCGGCCTCGTCGAGTCCGGCCAGATCGACCGCGCCCTCCAGGAGAGCCGCCAGACGGGCGAACCGCTCGGCAAGATCCTGCTCAAGCGCGCCCTCATCACCGAGGACCAGCTGGGCCACATGCTCAGCGCCCAGGCGGGGACCGATTACGTCCAGATCGGCGAGCGCGAGTTCAACCCGGACCTGATCGACCTCTTCCCGCAGGAGTTCCTGTCGCGCCACAAGGTGCTGCCCCTGCGCATCCAGGACGGCAACCTCTACGTGGCCATGGTCCACCCCAACGACGTGGACACCCTGGACGAGATCCGCTTCATCACCGGCCTGAGGCCGAAGCCCCTCGTCACCACCAGCAAGGAGTTCGACGACGCTTACCAGGCGCTGGTCCGCAGCGTGCAGGGGCAAGTGTCCGACGCGATCGCCTCGATCCGCATGGAGCACCGCGAGGAGAGCCAAACCGCCTCCCAGCAGCGCCTCGCCGACGAGATCGCAGTCGAAGACCAGCCGGTCGTGCGCCTGCTCAACTCCATCTTCCACGACGCGGTCAGCCGCGGGGCGAGCGACGTCCACATCGAGTCGCGCGAGAAGGTGGTGCGGGTCCGCCACCGCATCGACGGCGTGCTGGTGGACGCGACCGATATCCCCAAGGACCTGGAGGCCCTCACCCTCTCGCGCCTCAAGATCATGGGCAGCATGGACATCGCCGAAAAGCGCCGCCCCCAGGACGGGCGCAGCCGCATCTCGGTGGGCGGTCGCCACTACGACCTGCGCATCAACGTCATGCCCAACATCTGGGGCGAGAAGGCCGTCGTCCGGATCCTGCGCCCGGCCATGCTGGTGGGCGGCTTGGACAACCTCGGCCTCTACCCTGAGCTGCACGCCAAGCTCAAGGCCATGATCGACTCCCCTTACGGCATCGTGCTGGTCACGGGGCCCACCGGTTCGGGCAAGACCACCACCCTCTACTCGGCCCTCTACGAGCTCAACTCGCCCGATCGCAACCTGCTCACGGTCGAGGACCCGGTCGAATACCCCATGGAGGGGATCTGCCAGACCCAGGCCAACCCCAAGGCGGGCCTCTCCTTCGCCGACGCCCTGCGCGCCATGCTGCGGCAGGACCCGGACGTCATCATGGTGGGCGAGATCCGCGACCAGGAGACCCTCAACGCCTCGGTCTTCGCGGCGCTCACGGGCCACCTGGTGCTTTCGACCATCCACACCAACGACGCGGCGAGCACTCCAAGCCGCATGATGGAGATGGGGCTTCCCGCCTACCTCCTCACCTCGGCCCTGCGCGGCATCATCGCCCAGCGCCTGGTCCGCAAGCTCTGCCCCCACTGCCGCGAGGCCTACACCCCCGACCCCGCCTCGGTCCCCGAGCCCCTGCGCCGCGGGCGCCTCTACCGCAGCCGCGGCTGCTCGCGCTGCCAGCAGAGCGGGTTCGTCGGTCGGGTCGGCCTCTTCGAGATCCTCCCCATGACCCACGCGGTCCAGGAGCTCATCAACCAGGGCGCCCCCGCCTACCGCATCCAGGAAGCCGCCCAGCGTGACGGCATGGAAGGGCTCGCCGAGGACGCCCTGCGCAAGGTCTACGACGGCATCACCACCCCGACCGAGGTCGCACGCGCGCTCGGTGCGCGCTGGACGGAGACCCTATGCCAACCTACCTCTACCGCGCCGTCGACCTAG